The following proteins are co-located in the Desulfatitalea tepidiphila genome:
- the hisF gene encoding imidazole glycerol phosphate synthase subunit HisF — MTVKIMPCLDMQNGRVVKGVQFVNIRDAGDPVACCLAYCQAGADEIALLDITATVEGRATMLDVVRKVADAATVPFTVGGGINDVASAAAVLKAGADKISTSSAAFRKPEIIKEMVAEFGPDRVTVAIDASVNAAMPSGHEVYIDGGRTPTGADAVEWAKRVDGYGVATILPTSKTTDGVKTGYDLPLIRKIKEATSAEVVASGGAGKLEHFYDAVQAGATILLAASVFHFNIIGIGELKAYLKERGVQVA; from the coding sequence ATGACGGTCAAAATCATGCCCTGCCTGGACATGCAGAACGGACGGGTGGTCAAGGGCGTCCAATTCGTCAACATCCGCGATGCCGGTGATCCGGTGGCATGCTGCCTGGCCTACTGCCAGGCCGGTGCGGACGAAATCGCACTGCTCGACATCACCGCCACGGTCGAGGGCCGTGCCACCATGCTGGATGTGGTCAGGAAGGTGGCCGATGCGGCCACCGTGCCGTTTACGGTCGGCGGCGGCATCAATGACGTGGCCTCGGCGGCGGCCGTTCTGAAAGCCGGCGCAGACAAGATATCCACCAGCAGCGCCGCCTTCCGAAAGCCGGAGATCATCAAGGAGATGGTGGCCGAATTTGGACCGGATCGGGTCACCGTGGCCATCGACGCCTCGGTCAATGCCGCCATGCCCTCGGGCCATGAAGTGTACATCGACGGCGGCCGCACGCCCACCGGCGCCGACGCCGTGGAGTGGGCCAAGCGGGTCGACGGCTATGGCGTGGCCACCATTCTGCCCACCAGCAAGACCACCGACGGTGTGAAAACCGGTTACGATTTGCCCCTGATCCGCAAGATCAAGGAGGCGACCTCAGCCGAGGTGGTGGCCTCGGGCGGCGCGGGCAAACTCGAACATTTCTACGACGCCGTGCAGGCAGGGGCCACCATTCTGCTGGCCGCCTCGGTGTTCCATTTCAACATCATCGGAATCGGAGAGCTCAAGGCCTATCTCAAGGAACGTGGCGTGCAGGTGGCATAA
- a CDS encoding GMP synthase (glutamine-hydrolyzing) — MTIQEILLKDLDPQAFIDEQCRLVSEQVGDARAVNALSGGVDSSVTTMLAHRALGDRLLTYFIDNGLMRQGEPEAVVSAMKALGVPVQRVDARQAFFSALEGKADPEEKRQAITDTFYKTVFGRLVRESGAPFLLQGTIFTDVEETVAGIKRQHNILAQLGIDTQAAYGYTVIEPLIQLRKTGVRTIGKTLGMPKEMYHRPPFPGPALAARVIGEATPERIELVRKATVVVEEELEAVDAFQYMAILHGDRVTGMRDGKRQYGFQIEIRCWDSQDAVTASPTRLSFELLRKMADRITTEVPGVVSVTYNVTSKPPSTIEAV; from the coding sequence ATGACCATCCAGGAAATCCTGTTGAAAGATCTGGATCCCCAGGCCTTTATCGACGAGCAGTGCCGCCTTGTTTCCGAGCAGGTCGGGGACGCCAGGGCGGTCAACGCCCTGTCGGGGGGCGTGGATTCGTCGGTGACCACCATGCTGGCCCATCGGGCGTTGGGAGACCGGCTGCTCACGTACTTTATCGACAACGGCCTCATGCGCCAAGGCGAGCCGGAGGCCGTCGTATCGGCCATGAAAGCATTGGGGGTGCCCGTCCAACGGGTGGATGCCCGCCAGGCGTTTTTTTCGGCCCTCGAGGGCAAGGCGGATCCGGAAGAGAAGCGCCAGGCCATCACCGACACCTTTTACAAAACCGTTTTCGGCCGGCTGGTCAGGGAAAGCGGCGCGCCGTTCCTGCTTCAGGGCACCATCTTCACGGATGTGGAAGAGACCGTGGCCGGCATCAAACGCCAGCATAACATCCTGGCCCAGTTGGGCATCGATACCCAAGCCGCCTATGGCTACACCGTCATCGAGCCGTTGATTCAACTGCGCAAGACAGGGGTCCGGACGATCGGCAAGACCCTGGGCATGCCGAAAGAAATGTACCATCGGCCGCCGTTTCCCGGCCCGGCCCTGGCCGCACGGGTGATCGGCGAGGCGACGCCGGAACGGATCGAGCTGGTCCGCAAGGCCACGGTCGTGGTCGAAGAGGAACTCGAAGCCGTCGACGCCTTCCAGTACATGGCCATCCTGCACGGGGACCGGGTCACCGGCATGCGCGACGGCAAGCGGCAGTATGGTTTTCAGATCGAAATCCGCTGCTGGGACAGCCAGGACGCCGTGACGGCCTCGCCGACCCGGCTCTCTTTCGAGTTGCTCCGCAAAATGGCGGATCGGATCACCACGGAGGTGCCCGGCGTGGTGAGCGTCACGTATAACGTCACGAGCAAGCCGCCGTCCACCATAGAGGCGGTGTAG
- the gatB gene encoding Asp-tRNA(Asn)/Glu-tRNA(Gln) amidotransferase subunit GatB, whose amino-acid sequence MTYEAVIGLEIHVQLNAATKLFCDCPNRPGDAPNRNVCPVCLWLPGSLPRLSQEALEKAVLACLALNCTIQNESAFDQKVYYYPDLPKGYQLSQHHKPLARNGWVDIVGADGGLKRLRIHHIHLEEDVAKLVHETEGRTPISLVDFNRAGTPLIEIVSEPDMRTPHDAMEYVKALRAQLRYTGSAECSLEQGTLRVDANISLRPAGTEGLNTKVEVKNMNSIHNVGDAIAYEIVRQTECLEKGEPIVLHTRLWDPERRVTAPMRAKFEGPCVPDPSVAPIVVTDAWLEGIRGRLPEMPARKSARFMETYGLTPDEAAAMSAERDLSEFFESVVAQDLPPRKTAGWIVSQLIPALRDRNQGIGQTHLTTERFAGLLDTLEKEIINTQSAREILVQLLDSPAALEEIIQNGGFRQLSATGDLETLVDGVLADHAADVADYRNGNPKVLGFLMGQAMKASQGKANPKVLKALLAERLG is encoded by the coding sequence ATGACATACGAAGCCGTCATTGGTCTCGAAATCCACGTACAACTCAACGCCGCCACCAAATTGTTCTGCGATTGCCCCAACCGGCCCGGTGATGCGCCCAACCGCAATGTCTGTCCGGTTTGTCTCTGGCTGCCTGGGTCGCTGCCCCGATTGAGCCAGGAGGCCTTGGAAAAGGCCGTGCTGGCCTGCCTGGCCCTGAACTGCACCATCCAGAACGAAAGCGCCTTCGACCAGAAGGTCTATTACTACCCCGATCTGCCCAAGGGATACCAGCTTTCCCAGCACCATAAACCCTTGGCGCGCAATGGTTGGGTGGACATCGTGGGGGCGGACGGTGGTCTGAAGCGGCTCCGCATCCACCATATCCACCTGGAAGAGGATGTGGCCAAGCTGGTGCATGAAACGGAAGGCCGCACCCCGATCAGCCTGGTGGATTTCAACCGCGCCGGCACCCCGCTCATCGAGATTGTCAGCGAGCCGGACATGCGCACCCCCCACGACGCCATGGAATATGTCAAAGCCTTGCGGGCCCAGTTGCGCTATACAGGAAGCGCCGAATGCAGTCTCGAGCAGGGCACCCTGCGGGTGGATGCCAACATCTCCCTGCGGCCGGCCGGCACCGAGGGGTTGAACACCAAGGTGGAGGTCAAGAACATGAACTCCATCCACAACGTGGGCGATGCCATTGCCTACGAAATCGTCCGCCAGACCGAGTGCCTGGAAAAGGGCGAACCCATCGTCCTGCATACCCGTTTGTGGGACCCGGAGCGGCGCGTGACCGCACCCATGCGGGCCAAGTTCGAGGGGCCCTGCGTCCCGGACCCTTCGGTGGCGCCCATCGTGGTGACCGATGCCTGGCTGGAAGGCATCCGAGGCCGGCTGCCCGAGATGCCCGCCCGCAAATCCGCGCGTTTCATGGAAACCTACGGCCTGACGCCGGACGAAGCCGCGGCCATGAGCGCCGAGCGCGATCTGTCGGAATTTTTCGAATCCGTCGTCGCACAGGATTTGCCGCCGCGGAAAACGGCCGGCTGGATCGTTTCGCAACTGATCCCGGCGCTGCGGGATCGCAACCAGGGTATCGGCCAAACCCATCTGACGACCGAGCGTTTCGCCGGCTTGCTGGACACATTGGAGAAGGAGATCATCAACACCCAATCCGCCCGGGAGATACTGGTGCAGCTGCTGGACAGCCCGGCCGCCCTGGAAGAGATCATACAGAATGGCGGTTTCCGCCAGCTCTCCGCAACCGGCGACCTGGAGACGTTGGTCGATGGAGTGCTGGCGGACCACGCCGCCGATGTGGCCGACTATCGCAACGGCAACCCCAAGGTGTTGGGATTCCTCATGGGGCAGGCCATGAAGGCCTCCCAGGGTAAGGCCAATCCCAAGGTGCTCAAGGCCTTGCTGGCCGAACGGCTGGGCTGA
- a CDS encoding efflux RND transporter permease subunit: protein METPSGETPSGETPSEAKTGNQDVTRRSFTDLFIKHPVLAVVVNLALVFGGWRALTALPVQQYPDLQSSSVVITTVYTGASAETIRGFLTTPIERVVSAISGVDHIESSSRAGLSTVTVRLKLNHDSTAALAEVTARLQQVRSELPAEAEPPVVEVQRADRPYASFYLSFTSTERTVPAITDWLTRTLQPQLATLAGVQRVTIEGGRAIAMRVWIDPERLAALNLSPGDVHAALQRNNYLAAVGRTKGNLVQVNLLANTDLRSAEEFRELIVAERNGAMVRLRDVARVELGAEEAEMVAKYNTSKAVYLGIWPLVGSNEIEVAERLRDEMARIRITLPKDIDMRLVWDGTMFMRDALAEITKTLGETILIVGVAVFLFMGSIRTALVPLFAMPVSLVGAALVMLAFGFSLNLLTILAIVLSVGLVVDDAIVVVENVERHVRLGKSRIEAALVGARELVGPILAMTITLAVVYAPIGFQGGLTGSLFLEFAITLAAAVVVSGIVAVTLSPVMSSRFIHPQGREGRLTALVNRGFAHVQRVYAWLLDRALEMRWAIVTAALLITAAAGPLYQQSQRELAPVEDQSHISLFLEASPDASLEAVDRESLDVIGNITAFPEADFMWSLTTPWGGFGGMVTRNWKERERSTAEMYGDVFATVSQVPGLRVFPRLDPPLPTPGQYDVELVLQNDASTGELLDTVASVVNAGWQSGKFLYVDTDLKIDLPQAHVVLDRERLSDLGLDLAGVGQELGTLLGGAYVNRFNYFDRSYKVIPQIGDEDRATLQPLLDLKVKTPSGELVPVSTFTRIDTGTAPRVLNRFQQRNAARVFGGLQPGVTKEEGLRVLEAAAAAVGSPGMSVDYAGESRQIRQEGEALTVTLGFALVLIYMVLSAQFQSFRDPLIVLLGSVPLAISGALVFTFLDLTTINIYSQVGLITLVGLVAKNGILIVEFANRMQDRGLSKSAALREAALTRLRPVMMTSAATVFGHLPLVLVSGPGAAARNSIGTVLVAGMFLGTTFTLFIVPVFYSLIAAGHRRERVAEQPIDSFRPVAVPVGADTDVRERRRTHGGLAGTAARVGDGHTDVIHLPVQGRGVHAGRPLHQVSGHRNWRARMKRWLVSHLSLFILLTGCTLGPDYRRPDVPAPDGWRQGKAEAASLADLTWWELFKDEELRRLVRIALDANKDLGIAVARVDQARAQLGIVRAAQLPGINAGAGATTNRFSENVSLQGQGGEMELLSTTVDLTFEIDIWGRLRRASEAARAELLASEEARHTVVMTLVSDVAATYLQLRQLDLELETTRRSVASRRDSMDIVRERLAAGLTSPLDLRQAEAALAGTSAQIPELERRIAQTENRLSLLLGRYPGGIDRGRPLIGQIAPPAVPAGLPSVLLERRPDLRQAEAGLVAANARIGVAKAAFFPRISLTGYFGVESESLSNLFEGPSRIWRFGPSITLPIFTAGRNQATLELAEARQRESLLHYEQAIQQAFREAEDALIAHRKARDALTERHAAVQASREALGIAEYRYASGLSNYLNVLDAQRTLLAEEVAESRTLLDQVVAVVQLYRALGGGWEDEQVDTRSSAGRRPISMQADARR from the coding sequence ATGGAGACACCATCTGGGGAGACACCATCTGGGGAGACACCATCAGAGGCAAAAACAGGCAATCAGGATGTAACCCGGCGTTCTTTTACCGACCTCTTTATCAAACACCCGGTTCTGGCCGTGGTCGTCAACCTTGCGCTCGTCTTCGGCGGGTGGCGGGCGCTGACGGCCCTGCCGGTGCAGCAGTATCCGGACCTCCAGAGTTCCTCGGTCGTGATCACGACCGTATACACCGGCGCCAGCGCCGAGACCATCCGCGGTTTTCTCACCACCCCCATCGAACGGGTCGTGTCGGCGATCAGCGGTGTCGACCACATCGAGTCCTCCAGCCGCGCCGGCCTCAGCACGGTCACGGTGCGCCTTAAACTGAATCATGACAGCACGGCGGCGCTGGCGGAGGTGACCGCCCGACTGCAGCAGGTTCGATCCGAGCTGCCGGCCGAAGCAGAGCCGCCGGTGGTGGAGGTGCAGCGCGCCGACCGGCCGTATGCATCGTTCTATTTGAGCTTTACCTCCACCGAGCGAACTGTTCCGGCCATTACCGACTGGCTGACCCGCACGCTGCAACCGCAGCTTGCGACCCTGGCGGGTGTCCAGCGGGTCACCATCGAGGGCGGCCGCGCCATCGCCATGCGGGTCTGGATCGACCCCGAGCGCCTGGCCGCGCTCAACCTCTCCCCTGGTGATGTGCATGCGGCCTTGCAGCGCAACAACTACCTGGCGGCCGTGGGCCGGACTAAAGGCAACCTGGTGCAGGTCAACCTGCTGGCCAACACCGACCTGCGCTCTGCCGAGGAGTTCAGGGAGTTGATCGTGGCCGAGCGCAACGGCGCCATGGTGCGCCTGAGGGACGTGGCGCGGGTCGAACTGGGCGCCGAGGAAGCCGAAATGGTCGCCAAGTACAACACATCCAAGGCCGTCTACCTGGGCATCTGGCCCCTGGTCGGCTCCAACGAAATCGAGGTGGCCGAACGCCTGCGCGACGAGATGGCGCGCATCCGGATAACCCTGCCCAAGGACATCGACATGCGTCTGGTGTGGGACGGCACGATGTTCATGCGCGACGCGCTGGCGGAGATCACCAAGACCCTGGGCGAGACCATCCTGATCGTGGGCGTGGCCGTGTTCCTCTTCATGGGCTCGATACGCACGGCGCTGGTGCCGCTGTTCGCCATGCCCGTTTCGCTGGTCGGGGCCGCCCTGGTGATGCTGGCCTTCGGGTTCAGCCTGAACCTGTTGACCATCCTGGCCATCGTCCTCTCGGTAGGCCTGGTGGTCGACGATGCCATCGTGGTGGTGGAAAATGTCGAGCGCCACGTGCGCCTGGGCAAATCGCGGATCGAGGCCGCCCTGGTCGGGGCGCGCGAGCTGGTGGGTCCCATCCTGGCGATGACCATCACCTTGGCCGTGGTTTACGCTCCCATCGGATTTCAGGGGGGCCTGACCGGCTCGCTGTTCCTGGAATTTGCCATCACCCTGGCCGCAGCGGTCGTGGTGTCGGGCATCGTCGCCGTCACCCTGTCACCGGTGATGAGTTCCCGCTTCATCCACCCCCAGGGTCGGGAGGGCCGCCTGACCGCCCTGGTCAACCGCGGTTTCGCCCATGTGCAGCGTGTCTATGCATGGCTGCTCGACCGCGCCCTCGAGATGCGGTGGGCGATCGTCACGGCCGCCCTGCTGATCACGGCGGCCGCCGGGCCCCTGTACCAGCAATCCCAGCGAGAGCTGGCGCCCGTGGAGGACCAGAGCCACATCAGCCTCTTTCTCGAAGCCTCTCCCGATGCCAGTCTCGAAGCGGTGGATCGCGAATCGCTCGATGTGATCGGCAACATCACGGCCTTTCCCGAGGCGGATTTCATGTGGTCGTTGACCACCCCCTGGGGCGGCTTCGGCGGCATGGTCACCCGCAACTGGAAGGAACGTGAGCGCTCCACCGCCGAGATGTACGGCGATGTGTTCGCGACGGTGTCCCAGGTGCCCGGCCTGCGGGTGTTCCCGCGCCTCGACCCGCCCCTGCCCACGCCGGGCCAGTACGACGTCGAGCTCGTGCTCCAAAACGATGCGTCGACCGGGGAGCTGCTGGACACGGTGGCATCGGTGGTGAACGCCGGATGGCAGAGCGGCAAGTTTCTGTATGTCGATACGGATCTGAAAATCGACCTGCCCCAGGCGCACGTGGTCCTCGACCGTGAACGGCTCTCCGACCTCGGGCTCGATCTGGCCGGTGTGGGTCAGGAACTGGGCACACTGCTCGGCGGGGCTTACGTGAATCGTTTCAACTACTTCGATCGCAGTTACAAGGTGATCCCGCAAATCGGCGACGAGGACCGTGCCACACTCCAGCCGCTGCTCGATCTCAAGGTCAAGACCCCGAGCGGCGAGCTGGTACCGGTATCGACCTTCACCCGGATTGACACCGGCACGGCGCCGCGTGTGTTGAACCGTTTCCAGCAACGCAATGCGGCTCGGGTTTTCGGCGGCCTGCAGCCCGGTGTCACCAAGGAGGAGGGATTGCGGGTGCTCGAAGCCGCCGCGGCCGCAGTGGGCAGCCCCGGCATGTCTGTCGACTACGCGGGAGAATCCCGGCAGATCCGCCAGGAAGGCGAGGCGCTCACCGTCACCCTCGGGTTCGCCCTCGTGCTCATCTACATGGTGCTTTCCGCCCAGTTCCAGAGCTTCCGCGATCCCCTGATCGTGCTGCTGGGCTCGGTGCCGCTGGCCATATCGGGTGCGCTGGTGTTCACCTTCCTGGATCTGACCACCATCAATATCTACTCCCAGGTCGGCCTGATCACGCTGGTGGGACTGGTGGCCAAAAACGGCATCCTGATCGTGGAGTTCGCCAACCGGATGCAGGACCGCGGCCTCTCCAAGTCCGCCGCATTGCGCGAGGCGGCGTTGACGCGACTGCGACCGGTGATGATGACCTCGGCCGCCACGGTCTTCGGCCATCTGCCCCTGGTTCTGGTGTCCGGACCCGGCGCCGCCGCCCGCAACAGCATCGGGACGGTCCTTGTGGCCGGCATGTTTCTGGGGACGACGTTTACCCTGTTCATCGTGCCGGTGTTCTACTCCCTGATTGCGGCCGGACACCGGCGGGAACGGGTAGCGGAACAGCCCATCGACAGTTTTCGCCCGGTGGCGGTGCCCGTCGGTGCGGATACCGACGTACGGGAACGGCGCCGGACGCATGGGGGCCTTGCCGGTACTGCCGCCCGTGTCGGTGACGGCCACACTGACGTCATCCACCTGCCGGTGCAGGGCCGGGGGGTTCACGCCGGCCGACCGTTGCACCAGGTGTCGGGCCACCGGAACTGGCGGGCGCGCATGAAGCGGTGGCTGGTCTCACATCTCTCATTGTTCATCTTGCTGACCGGCTGCACGCTGGGGCCGGACTACCGGCGTCCGGATGTGCCTGCCCCCGACGGGTGGCGGCAGGGCAAGGCCGAGGCGGCCTCGCTGGCCGACCTCACCTGGTGGGAACTGTTCAAGGACGAAGAGCTTCGCCGGCTGGTGAGGATTGCGCTGGACGCCAACAAGGACCTAGGGATCGCTGTAGCGCGGGTGGATCAGGCGCGCGCCCAACTGGGCATTGTCCGGGCGGCGCAGCTGCCGGGAATCAACGCCGGCGCCGGCGCTACTACCAACAGGTTCTCGGAAAATGTATCTTTGCAGGGTCAGGGCGGAGAAATGGAGTTGCTGTCCACGACAGTGGATCTGACCTTTGAAATCGACATCTGGGGACGGCTCCGGCGGGCCAGCGAGGCCGCCCGGGCGGAACTCCTGGCCAGCGAAGAGGCCCGGCATACGGTGGTGATGACCCTCGTCAGCGACGTCGCCGCCACCTATCTCCAACTCCGCCAGCTCGATCTGGAACTCGAAACCACCCGACGCAGCGTCGCATCACGCCGGGACTCCATGGATATCGTGCGTGAGCGCCTGGCGGCCGGTCTGACCTCTCCGCTCGATCTGCGCCAGGCCGAGGCCGCGCTGGCGGGCACGAGCGCCCAGATTCCTGAACTGGAACGCCGGATCGCGCAGACGGAAAACCGGCTCAGCCTTCTGCTCGGCCGTTATCCGGGCGGCATCGACCGCGGCCGGCCCCTCATCGGGCAGATTGCGCCGCCCGCCGTTCCGGCCGGGTTACCTTCGGTGCTCCTCGAACGCCGTCCCGACCTCCGCCAGGCCGAAGCCGGGCTCGTGGCCGCCAACGCGCGCATCGGCGTGGCCAAGGCGGCTTTTTTCCCCCGAATCTCCCTGACCGGATATTTCGGGGTGGAGAGTGAGTCGCTCTCGAATCTTTTCGAGGGGCCGTCGCGCATCTGGCGGTTCGGCCCGAGCATCACCCTGCCGATCTTCACAGCGGGCCGCAACCAGGCCACCCTCGAACTGGCCGAAGCCCGACAGCGGGAAAGCCTGCTGCACTACGAGCAGGCCATCCAGCAAGCCTTCCGGGAAGCGGAAGACGCCCTCATCGCCCACCGCAAGGCCCGGGACGCACTGACCGAGCGGCACGCCGCGGTCCAGGCCTCACGGGAAGCCCTGGGCATCGCTGAGTATCGTTACGCGAGCGGCCTTTCCAACTATCTCAACGTCCTGGACGCCCAGCGCACCCTGCTCGCCGAGGAGGTGGCCGAAAGCCGGACGCTGCTGGACCAGGTCGTGGCCGTGGTGCAACTCTACCGCGCGTTGGGCGGCGGCTGGGAAGACGAACAGGTCGATACACGGTCATCGGCCGGTCGACGACCGATTTCTATGCAAGCTGACGCAAGGAGGTAA
- a CDS encoding SRPBCC family protein, with translation MKKMQFSNLIDAPKERVWQTMLDPEGFKIWTTPFCDGSYFEGSWNKGEKIRFLTPDGNGMTSIIAENKPFEFISIQHLGMIKDSMEARDGPDSQTWVNMFENYTFSERDGATEVIVDMDVPPEYEEFMNRTWPEALARLKEICEK, from the coding sequence ATGAAAAAAATGCAATTTTCCAACCTCATCGATGCTCCGAAGGAGAGAGTCTGGCAGACCATGCTTGACCCGGAAGGCTTTAAGATCTGGACCACACCGTTCTGCGATGGTTCCTATTTTGAAGGTTCCTGGAACAAAGGCGAGAAAATCCGGTTTCTGACACCCGATGGCAATGGCATGACTTCCATAATCGCCGAAAACAAGCCATTTGAATTCATATCGATCCAACATCTCGGCATGATCAAGGACAGCATGGAGGCTCGGGACGGTCCGGATAGTCAAACCTGGGTGAACATGTTTGAAAATTACACCTTCAGTGAACGCGATGGCGCGACTGAAGTGATAGTGGACATGGATGTACCGCCGGAGTATGAGGAATTTATGAATCGTACCTGGCCAGAGGCATTGGCCAGGCTGAAAGAAATCTGCGAGAAGTAG
- a CDS encoding amidase family protein produces the protein MHEVYTYSNASPSRITPEGTLADLRVAVQPNLAVRGWPCEAGSRALSGYTALQDATVVARLVKAGAVLSGSSRMAELGFGLAGDTSARTLVDGHADVALITDTMGEVRLAAAGSGLFGLKPTHGLVSRHGLAGLVPSMESIGLAAADPRMIAEILAVMAGADPDDPSMPDDCTAGFSAAPPSGTESLTAGVIEESLSSLDPEERLAFDAGTACLETAGVTIQTVNLADYGLFKDVHHLIAAVEASSSAGKFDGVRYGHRSAVGKNWNDMYLNTRAESFGPLLKPFLFQGAYFQFERYLAFENACRLRCRLVRAVDDLLGKVDILVLPTRRPASDPAQAATIQATYAVFALTLPASVTGHPALQVPNPGVAADRDTGLQLIGRRLDDGRLLAIGQHLSSAAREGR, from the coding sequence ATGCACGAGGTTTACACTTACAGTAACGCGTCACCATCCCGAATCACCCCGGAGGGAACACTCGCGGACCTGCGGGTGGCGGTACAACCCAATCTGGCGGTGCGGGGATGGCCTTGCGAGGCCGGTTCGCGCGCCTTGTCCGGCTATACCGCCCTGCAGGATGCCACGGTCGTCGCCCGCCTGGTCAAGGCCGGCGCCGTGTTGAGCGGCAGTTCGCGCATGGCCGAATTGGGTTTCGGACTGGCCGGCGACACATCGGCCCGGACCCTCGTCGACGGCCACGCAGACGTGGCCCTGATCACCGACACCATGGGCGAGGTCCGTCTGGCCGCTGCCGGTTCCGGTCTTTTCGGCCTGAAACCCACCCACGGCCTCGTCTCGCGGCACGGCCTGGCCGGCCTGGTGCCTTCCATGGAGAGTATCGGCCTGGCCGCTGCAGATCCTCGCATGATCGCAGAAATTCTGGCGGTCATGGCCGGCGCAGACCCCGACGACCCCTCCATGCCCGACGATTGCACGGCCGGTTTCAGCGCGGCGCCGCCGTCCGGCACAGAATCATTGACGGCCGGGGTCATCGAAGAGAGCTTGAGCAGCCTCGATCCGGAGGAACGCCTCGCCTTCGATGCGGGTACGGCGTGTCTCGAGACCGCCGGCGTCACCATCCAGACGGTCAACCTGGCCGATTACGGGCTATTTAAGGATGTGCACCACCTGATCGCCGCAGTGGAGGCCTCTTCAAGTGCAGGAAAATTCGACGGCGTGCGTTACGGTCACCGCAGTGCGGTCGGCAAAAACTGGAACGACATGTACCTGAACACCCGGGCGGAAAGCTTCGGGCCGCTGCTCAAACCTTTTCTTTTCCAAGGCGCCTATTTCCAGTTCGAACGTTACCTTGCCTTTGAGAACGCCTGCCGTCTCCGCTGCCGGTTGGTGCGGGCGGTCGACGATCTGCTCGGGAAGGTGGACATCCTCGTCTTGCCCACCCGGCGCCCGGCTTCAGATCCGGCGCAGGCGGCCACGATCCAAGCGACCTATGCGGTCTTTGCACTGACCCTGCCGGCCAGCGTCACCGGCCATCCGGCCCTGCAGGTGCCGAACCCGGGAGTGGCCGCGGATCGGGATACGGGCCTGCAACTCATCGGCCGGCGGCTGGACGACGGCCGGCTGCTCGCCATCGGTCAGCACCTGTCGTCAGCGGCACGGGAGGGACGCTAA